One Roseomonas sp. OT10 DNA window includes the following coding sequences:
- a CDS encoding PAS domain S-box protein: MPWTEPERLAALHRTGLTGTAPDAELDAQLRLVAELLDMPLAALLLVAADRIWSRASFGPGAAALAADPRLARAALHRADGLVVPDLRAAGATSGPRFWAAMPVLSEGMPVGVLCVADTRPHPGGLAERQGRLLANLADQMGLRVALRRATAQQDALPAEAAEDGSLQQQTIDSAIDLAIISTSLDGRIKGWNSGASGVFGWTEAEMLNRPFESLFSEEERAAGTPAAEMRTALRDGRSTDERWQRRKDGNRFWASGELMPLRDAQGRHIGFLKVLRDRTRQHLEGEAVAALNERYRLAQRATRDAIWDWDLRNNFVRWNEALESAFGWPSDTVEPSGRWWLQQIHPDDRDGVDRGIHDVIDGAGTSWTDEYRFRRADGSYAHVLDRGYLIRDPAGQPLRMIGAMLDQTAQRRADAALRDREDRLRLATTGARIGTFDYRVRRDDLTWDDRCRELFGVPPGAPVSYAGTFLAGLHPEDRAMADAAVRQALDPGGSGRFACEYRTIGLTDGIERWVSANGEALFEHGEPVRLIGTVLDITDRKRADAALRESEERYRTLFNSMDEGFCVIEFLDGPHGPLSDYVHIEANPAYTRHAGIPDVVGRRLREMVPAEADGWIALYSQVLRTGTPIHFERELATTGRQLELSAFRIEPPERRQVAVVFQDVTDRKRAAVALRRMNETLEARVAAALAERRILAHIVEGTNAFVQVMDRDFRWLAINGAAAAEFERLFGVRPEVGANMLDLLADRPGPQAALRKVWARALAGESFMEVVSVGEPARAYEMRFNTLHDPEGRQIGAYQFVYDVTERMQEQERLRQAEEALRQSQKMEAVGQLTGGIAHDFNNLLTGIIGALELLTNRLAQGRVGEVERYVLAAQGAARRAAALTHRLLAFSRRQTLDPKPTDVNRLVAGMEELVRRTVGPAIEVETVGAGRLWPVLVDPPQLENALLNLCINARDAMPRGGRLTIETANRWLDERAARDLSLAPGQYVSLCVSDTGTGMSREVKAKAFDPFFTTKPLGQGTGLGLSMIYGFTRQSGGQTRIYSEPGQGTMVCLYLPRHHGGAEAAEAAAAASPPPRAGAGETVLVVDDEPTVRMLVMEVLEELGYAAIEAGDGAAGLKLLQSEARIDLLVTDVGLPGGMNGRQMADAARVTRPGLKVLFITGYAENAVVGDGHLEPGMHVMTKPFAMQALAQRIRSLTADA; the protein is encoded by the coding sequence ATGCCCTGGACCGAGCCGGAGCGGCTGGCCGCGCTGCACCGCACGGGCCTGACCGGCACGGCTCCCGATGCGGAGCTGGACGCCCAGCTCCGGCTGGTGGCCGAGTTGCTCGACATGCCGCTCGCCGCGCTGCTGCTCGTGGCGGCGGACCGCATCTGGTCCAGGGCGAGCTTCGGCCCGGGCGCCGCAGCGCTAGCCGCCGATCCCCGCCTCGCCCGGGCCGCGCTGCACCGCGCGGACGGGCTGGTCGTCCCGGACCTCCGCGCCGCCGGGGCCACGTCCGGCCCGCGCTTCTGGGCCGCCATGCCGGTGCTCTCGGAAGGCATGCCGGTCGGCGTGCTGTGCGTCGCCGACACACGCCCCCACCCGGGCGGGCTCGCGGAACGGCAGGGCCGGCTGCTGGCCAACCTCGCCGACCAGATGGGGCTGCGCGTCGCGCTCCGCCGCGCCACGGCGCAGCAGGACGCGCTGCCGGCCGAGGCGGCGGAGGACGGCTCTCTGCAGCAGCAGACCATCGACAGCGCCATCGACCTGGCGATCATCAGCACCAGCCTGGACGGCCGGATCAAGGGGTGGAACAGCGGCGCCTCCGGGGTCTTCGGCTGGACCGAGGCCGAGATGCTGAACCGCCCCTTCGAGAGCCTGTTCAGCGAGGAGGAGCGGGCGGCGGGCACCCCTGCCGCCGAGATGCGGACGGCCCTCCGCGACGGACGCAGCACCGACGAGCGCTGGCAACGGCGCAAGGACGGCAACCGCTTCTGGGCTTCGGGCGAGCTGATGCCGCTGCGCGACGCGCAAGGCCGGCATATCGGCTTCCTCAAGGTGCTGCGCGACCGCACGCGGCAGCATCTGGAAGGCGAGGCGGTGGCAGCCCTCAACGAGCGTTACCGCCTGGCGCAGCGCGCCACCCGCGATGCCATCTGGGACTGGGACCTGCGCAACAACTTCGTCCGCTGGAACGAGGCGCTGGAGAGCGCCTTCGGCTGGCCGTCCGACACGGTGGAGCCGAGCGGGAGATGGTGGCTGCAGCAGATCCATCCGGACGACCGGGACGGGGTGGACCGCGGCATCCATGACGTGATCGACGGCGCGGGCACGAGCTGGACGGACGAGTACCGCTTCCGCCGCGCCGACGGCAGCTACGCCCATGTGCTGGACCGCGGCTACCTCATCCGCGACCCCGCCGGCCAGCCGCTCCGGATGATCGGCGCCATGCTCGACCAGACCGCGCAGCGCCGCGCCGATGCCGCTCTGCGCGACCGGGAGGACCGGCTGCGGCTGGCGACGACGGGGGCGCGGATCGGCACCTTCGACTACCGGGTCCGTCGCGACGACCTGACCTGGGACGACCGCTGCCGCGAGCTGTTCGGGGTGCCGCCGGGCGCCCCGGTCAGCTACGCCGGCACCTTCCTGGCCGGCCTGCACCCGGAGGACCGCGCGATGGCGGATGCGGCGGTCCGGCAGGCGCTCGACCCCGGAGGAAGCGGCCGCTTCGCCTGCGAGTACCGCACCATCGGCCTGACGGACGGCATCGAGCGCTGGGTCTCCGCCAATGGCGAGGCGCTGTTCGAACATGGCGAGCCCGTCCGACTGATCGGCACCGTCCTCGACATCACCGACCGCAAGCGCGCCGATGCGGCGTTGCGGGAGAGCGAGGAACGCTACCGCACCCTGTTCAACTCGATGGACGAGGGCTTCTGCGTCATCGAGTTCCTCGACGGCCCGCACGGGCCGCTGAGCGACTACGTCCATATCGAGGCCAACCCGGCCTATACGCGCCACGCGGGCATCCCGGACGTGGTGGGGCGAAGGCTGCGGGAGATGGTTCCGGCGGAGGCGGATGGCTGGATCGCGCTCTACAGCCAGGTGCTGCGCACCGGCACGCCGATCCACTTCGAGCGGGAGCTGGCGACGACCGGCCGCCAGCTGGAGCTCTCCGCCTTCCGCATCGAGCCACCGGAGCGGCGCCAGGTGGCCGTGGTGTTCCAGGACGTCACGGACCGCAAGCGGGCTGCGGTGGCGCTGAGGCGGATGAACGAGACGCTGGAGGCCCGCGTCGCCGCCGCGCTGGCCGAGCGCCGGATCCTCGCCCACATCGTCGAGGGCACGAACGCCTTCGTCCAGGTCATGGACCGGGACTTCCGCTGGCTGGCCATCAACGGCGCGGCCGCCGCCGAGTTCGAGCGCCTCTTCGGCGTCAGGCCGGAGGTCGGCGCCAACATGCTCGACCTCCTGGCGGATCGGCCCGGACCCCAGGCGGCGCTGCGAAAGGTCTGGGCCCGGGCGCTGGCGGGGGAGTCCTTCATGGAGGTCGTCAGCGTCGGCGAGCCGGCCCGGGCCTACGAGATGCGCTTCAACACGCTGCACGATCCGGAGGGCCGGCAGATCGGCGCCTACCAGTTCGTCTACGACGTCACCGAGCGGATGCAGGAGCAGGAGCGGCTGCGCCAGGCCGAGGAGGCGCTGCGGCAGAGCCAGAAGATGGAGGCGGTCGGGCAGCTGACGGGGGGTATTGCGCACGACTTCAACAACCTACTGACGGGAATCATCGGGGCGCTGGAGCTGCTGACGAACCGGCTGGCGCAGGGGCGGGTGGGGGAGGTGGAGCGCTACGTGCTGGCGGCGCAGGGGGCGGCGCGGCGGGCGGCGGCGCTGACGCACCGGCTGCTGGCGTTCTCGCGGCGGCAGACGCTGGACCCCAAGCCGACGGACGTGAACCGGCTGGTGGCGGGGATGGAGGAGCTGGTGCGTCGCACGGTGGGGCCGGCGATCGAGGTGGAGACGGTGGGGGCGGGGCGGCTGTGGCCGGTGCTGGTGGATCCGCCGCAGCTGGAGAACGCGCTGCTGAACCTGTGCATCAACGCGCGCGACGCGATGCCGCGGGGCGGGCGGCTGACGATCGAGACGGCCAACCGCTGGCTGGACGAGCGGGCGGCGCGCGACCTGTCCCTGGCCCCGGGGCAGTACGTGTCGCTGTGCGTCTCGGACACGGGGACGGGGATGAGCCGGGAGGTGAAGGCGAAGGCGTTCGACCCGTTCTTCACCACCAAGCCGCTGGGCCAGGGGACGGGGCTGGGGCTGTCGATGATCTACGGCTTCACCCGCCAGTCGGGGGGGCAGACGCGGATCTACTCGGAGCCGGGCCAGGGCACGATGGTCTGCCTCTACCTGCCGCGCCACCATGGCGGGGCGGAGGCGGCCGAGGCGGCCGCCGCCGCCAGCCCGCCGCCGCGCGCCGGGGCGGGGGAGACGGTGCTGGTGGTGGACGACGAGCCCACCGTGCGGATGCTGGTGATGGAGGTGCTGGAGGAGCTGGGCTATGCCGCGATCGAGGCGGGCGACGGGGCGGCGGGGCTGAAGCTGCTGCAGTCGGAGGCGCGCATCGACCTGCTGGTCACCGATGTCGGCCTGCCCGGGGGCATGAACGGGCGGCAGATGGCCGACGCGGCGCGGGTCACCCGCCCGGGGCTGAAGGTGCTGTTCATCACCGGCTATGCCGAGAACGCCGTCGTCGGCGATGGCCACCTCGAACCCGGCATGCACGTCATGACCAAGCCCTTCGCCATGCAGGCCCTCGCACAGCGCATCCGAAGCCTCACCGCAGACGCCTGA
- a CDS encoding SDR family NAD(P)-dependent oxidoreductase, which translates to MLDPKGRVVLVSGAARGIGRAVVERLLESGFTVAAGLRRPEALPERPGLTRYRYEAEELASAEAWVAEALARHGRIDGLVNAAGINTPATLFDADETALDSHWRVNVKGPLRLIRLAWPHLAASRHGRVVNLASLSGKRVKNGNIGYAMGKFAVVALTHEVRRAGWEQGIRATAVCPSFVATDMTGHVTSWPRERMTQPADLARLIETCLTLPDEAVVAELLVNCRHEDML; encoded by the coding sequence ATGCTCGATCCGAAGGGCCGCGTGGTCCTGGTTTCCGGCGCGGCGCGCGGCATCGGCCGGGCGGTGGTCGAGCGGCTGCTGGAGAGCGGCTTCACCGTCGCCGCCGGCCTCCGGCGGCCTGAGGCGCTGCCGGAGCGGCCCGGCCTCACCCGGTACCGCTACGAGGCGGAGGAGCTGGCGAGCGCGGAGGCCTGGGTCGCGGAGGCGCTGGCGCGGCACGGCCGGATCGACGGGCTGGTGAACGCGGCGGGGATCAACACGCCCGCCACGCTCTTCGATGCGGACGAGACGGCGCTCGATTCCCACTGGCGGGTGAACGTGAAGGGGCCGCTGCGGCTGATCCGGCTGGCCTGGCCGCATCTGGCGGCGTCGCGGCACGGGCGGGTGGTGAACCTTGCCTCGCTTTCCGGCAAGCGGGTGAAGAACGGCAACATCGGCTACGCCATGGGCAAGTTCGCCGTGGTGGCGCTGACACACGAGGTCCGGCGCGCCGGCTGGGAACAGGGCATCCGCGCGACCGCCGTCTGCCCTTCCTTCGTGGCGACGGACATGACGGGCCACGTCACCAGCTGGCCGCGCGAGCGCATGACGCAGCCCGCCGACCTGGCGCGGCTGATCGAGACCTGCCTGACCCTGCCGGACGAGGCCGTGGTGGCGGAACTGCTGGTGAACTGCCGGCACGAGGACATGCTGTAG
- a CDS encoding cytosine deaminase, which translates to MLRDVIPATGDYWLRDARVSIGFLDAPDAAEADREGLVRRDLRIEGGRIAAVEPAGTAPEEGAVPMRGGQVWPGFVDGHKHLDKGHIWPRMPNATGDFAGAMNAVMSDRGAKWSAEDIRARFEFGLRCAEHHGTVAVRTHLETYNPENPTSWRVFRALRDEWAGRIEIQASSIAPLDRFLGESGEAIADLVAESGGVLGMVTRLQGGVHDELPADFQPMLDRFFSLAEARGLELDLHVDESGETGARALREIARTIVRRGFRRPVQCGHCCSLSIMPEAYQHETIAACADAGLSVIVLPMCNMYLQDRAPGRTPRWRGVTLVHELRAAGVRVSVASDNCRDPFYAYGDHDMLEVFRESARILQLDHPFADWPAAAARFPAEAMGLPERGRIAPGLPADLVLFGARGMTELLSRPQSDRVVLRRGRVVRTALPDWRELDAVLGV; encoded by the coding sequence ATGCTGCGCGACGTCATCCCCGCGACCGGCGACTACTGGCTGCGCGACGCGCGGGTCTCCATCGGCTTCCTCGACGCGCCGGACGCGGCGGAGGCCGATCGCGAGGGGCTGGTCCGCCGCGACCTCCGCATCGAGGGCGGCCGGATCGCCGCGGTCGAACCCGCCGGCACCGCGCCGGAGGAGGGTGCCGTGCCGATGCGCGGCGGGCAGGTCTGGCCCGGCTTCGTGGACGGGCACAAGCACCTGGACAAGGGCCATATCTGGCCGCGCATGCCCAATGCCACGGGCGACTTCGCCGGCGCGATGAACGCGGTGATGTCCGACCGCGGCGCGAAATGGTCGGCCGAGGACATCCGCGCCCGCTTCGAGTTCGGCCTGCGCTGCGCCGAGCACCACGGCACGGTGGCGGTCCGCACCCATCTGGAGACCTACAACCCGGAGAACCCGACCTCCTGGCGGGTCTTCCGCGCGCTGCGGGACGAATGGGCCGGGCGGATCGAGATCCAGGCCTCCTCCATCGCCCCGCTCGACCGCTTCCTGGGCGAGAGCGGCGAGGCCATCGCCGACCTGGTGGCGGAATCCGGCGGCGTGCTGGGCATGGTCACGCGCCTCCAGGGCGGGGTGCATGACGAGCTGCCCGCCGATTTCCAGCCGATGCTGGACCGCTTCTTCTCCCTGGCCGAGGCGCGCGGGCTGGAGCTGGACCTGCATGTGGACGAGAGCGGCGAGACGGGCGCCCGCGCCCTGCGCGAGATCGCCCGCACCATCGTCCGGCGCGGCTTCAGGCGGCCGGTGCAGTGCGGCCATTGCTGCTCGCTCTCCATCATGCCGGAGGCCTACCAGCACGAGACCATCGCCGCCTGCGCCGATGCCGGCCTGTCCGTCATCGTCCTGCCCATGTGCAACATGTACCTGCAGGATCGCGCCCCGGGCCGCACGCCCCGGTGGCGCGGCGTGACGCTGGTGCATGAGCTGCGCGCGGCGGGGGTGCGGGTCTCCGTCGCCTCGGACAATTGCCGCGACCCGTTCTACGCCTATGGCGACCACGACATGCTGGAGGTGTTCCGCGAGAGCGCGCGCATCCTGCAGCTGGACCACCCCTTCGCCGACTGGCCCGCCGCGGCGGCGCGCTTCCCGGCCGAGGCGATGGGCCTGCCGGAGCGGGGCCGCATCGCGCCGGGCCTGCCCGCGGACCTCGTGCTGTTCGGGGCGCGCGGGATGACGGAGCTGCTCTCCCGCCCGCAATCGGACCGGGTCGTGCTGCGGCGCGGCCGGGTGGTGAGGACGGCGCTGCCGGACTGGCGGGAGCTGGACGCGGTGCTGGGGGTGTAG